CGATCGCGGACTTCAAGAAGCAGTTCGAGACCTCGGACGGCAAGCTGCTCGGCGAGGACGCTCCGGCGGCCCCGAAGGCGACCAGCGCCTCCAAGTGACGTAAGGAAGGGACCTGACTCATGGGAGCCCAGCTCCGGGTCTACAAGCGTCGCATCCGATCCGTCACCGCGACCAAGAAGATCACCAAGGCGATGGAGATGATCGCCGCCTCGCGCGTCGTCAAGGCGCAGCGCAAGGTGGCGGCCTCCACTCCTTACGCGACCGAGCTCACCCGCGCGGTCACGGCGGTCGGTACCGGTTCGAACACTGATCACCCGCTGACGACCGAGTCGAAGAACCCGACCCGCAGCGCGGTCCTGCTCCTCACGAGCGACCGCGGTCTGGCCGGTGCCTTCAACTCGAACGCCATCAAGGCCGCCGAGCAGCTGACGGAGCGCCTGCAGGCCGCGGGCCGCGAGGTCGACACGTACATCGTCGGCCGTCGTGGTGCCGCCCACTACAACTTCCGCGAGCGCAAGATCGCGGCGCAGTGGAGCGGTTTCACGGACGAGCCCACGTACGCGGACGCCAAGCAGATCGCGGGACCGCTGATCGAGGCGATCGAGAAGGAGACGGCGGAGGGCGGCGTGGACGAACTCCACATCGTCTACACCGAGTTCGTCTCGATGATGACGCAGACGGCGGTCGACAACCGTCTGCTGCCGCTCAGCCTCGACGAGGTCGCGGAGGAGTCGCCCGCCAAGGACGAGATCCTGCCGCTCTACGACTTCGAGCCGTCGGCGGAGGACGTCCTCGACGCCCTGCTGCCGCGCTATGTCGAGAGCCGTATCTACAACGCGCTGCTCCAGTCGGCTGCCTCCAAGCACGCCGCCACCCGCCGCGCGATGAAGTCGGCGACCGACAATGCGGGAGACCTGATCAACAACCTCTCCCGTCTTGCCAACGCGGCCCGCCAGGCCGAAATCACCCAGGAAATCAGCGAGATCGTCGGTGGCGCGAGCGCCCTGGCCGACGCGACCGCGGGGAGTGACAAGTAATGACGACGACAGTTGAGACGGCCGCTGCCACGGGCCGCGTCGCCCGGGTCATCGGCCCGGTCGTCGACGTGGAGTTCCCCGTCGACGCGATGCCGGAGATCTACAACGCGCTGACGGTCCAGGTCGCCGACCCGGCCCAGGACGGCGCCCTGAAGACCCTGACCCTCGAGGTTGCCCAGCACCTCGGTGAGGGCCTGGTCCGCGCGATCTCGATGCAGCCCACCGACGGCCTGGTCCGCCAGGCTCCGGTCACCGACACCGGTACGGGCATCACCGTCCCGGTCGGCGACTTCACCAAGGGCAAGGTGTTCAACACCCTCGGTGAGGTGCTGAACGTCGACGAGAAGTACGACGGTGAGCGCTGGACGATCCACCGCAAGGCGCCGAACTTCGACGAGCTCGAGTCGAAGACCGAGATGTTCGAGACCGGCGTCAAGGTCATCGACCTGCTCACCCCGTACGTCAAGGGTGGAAAGATCGGTCTGTTCGGTGGTGCCGGTGTCGGCAAGACCGTGCTGATCCAGGAAATGATCTACCGCGTGGCCAACAACCACGACGGTGTGTCGGTGTTCGCGGGCGTCGGTGAGCGTACCCGTGAGGGCAACGACCTCATCGAGGAGATGAGCGAGTCCGGCGTCATCGACAAGACCGCGCTGGTCTTCGGCCAGATGGACGAGCCCCCGGGCACCCGTCTGCGCGTGGCCCTGGCCGGTCTGACCATGGCGGAGTACTTCCGCGATGTGCAGAAGCAGGACGTGCTGTTCTTCATCGACAACATCTTCCGCTTCACCCAGGCCGGTTCCGAGGTCTCGACCCTGCTCGGCCGTATGCCCTCCGCGGTGGGCTACCAGCCGAACCTGGCCGACGAGATGGGCCTCCTCCAGGAGCGCATCACCTCGACCCGTGGTCACTCGATCACCTCGATGCAGGCGATCTACGTCCCCGCGGACGACCTGACCGACCCGGCCCCGGCCACCACCTTCGCCCACCTCGACGCGACGACGGTGCTCTCCCGTCCGATCTCGGAGAAGGGCATCTACCCGGCCGTGGACCCGCTGGACTCCACGTCCCGCATCCTGGACCCGCGCTACATCGCGCAGGACCACTACGAAGCGGCGATGCGCGTCAAGACGATCCTGCAGAAGTACAAGGATCTTCAGGACATCATCGCGATCCTCGGTATCGACGAGCTCGGCGAGGAGGACAAGCTCGTCGTCCACCGTGCCCGTCGCGTGGAGCGCTTCCTGTCCCAGAACACCCACGTCGCCAAGCAGTTCACCGGCGTCGACGGTTCGGACGTGTCCCTCGACGAGTCGATCGCGGCCTTCAACGCGATCTGCGACGGCGAGTACGACCACTTCCCCGAGCAGGCGTTCTTCATGTGCGGTGGCATTGAGGACCTCAAGGCCAACGCCAAGGAGCTCGGCGTCTCCTGAGGCACCGGCTTTCGACGAGAGGGGCGGCACGCCCCGGATTCGCTCCGGCGGACCCCAGGTGCGTCCGTCCCTCTCGGTACTTCCCTCTAGTCTTTCTAGAATTCGACCCAACACCCGGCACCGATCCCGCCGGGTGGTGACCCGAGGAGCCACCCTTGGCTGCTGAGCTGCACGTCGAGCTGGTCGCCGCCGACCGCCAGGTCTGGTCCGGAGAGGCCACCCTGGTCATCGCGCGCACCACGTCCGGCGACATCGGCGTCATGCCCGGTCACCAGCCGCTGCTCGGTGTGCTGGAATCGGGCCCGGTGACCGTCCGCACGAGCGACGGCCAGGCCGTCGTCGCCGCGGTGCACGGCGGTTTCATCTCGTTCGCGGACAACAAGCTGTCGCTGCTCGCGGAGATCGCCGAGCTTTCCGACGAGATCGATGTCCAGCGTGCCGAGCGGGCGCTGGAGCGCGCGAAGTCCGAGGCGGACGCCTCGGCCGAGCGTCGCGCCGATGTCCGCCTGCGCGCGGTGGCGGTGCGCTGACGAGGCGTACCACCTGTTGTGACTCAGCCGCGGCCGGGTCCGGAGCCTCTCCGGACCGGGTCGCGGCTGAGGTGAATGCGGGATCGGATTTGACCGTGGTGTTACTGATGAGGCGAGGAGGTCGATACTGATGGTCCTCGCTTTGCTGGTGTGCGGTATCGCGTTGGTCGTGCTCGTACTGGTGGGCCTGTTCTGCTTCGGGCTGCGGCGCCGGATCATCCAGCGCTCGGGCGGCACGTTCGACTGCAGCCTGCGCTGGGACGCGCCCACGCCGGAGGAGTCCTCCCGCTCGGGCAAGGGCTGGACGTACGGCATCGCCCGGTACAGCGGCGACCGGGTCCAGTGGTTCCGCGTCTTCTCGTACGCGCCGCGCCCGCGCCGGATCCTGGAGCGGGCCACGATCGAGGTGGTCGGCCGCCGGGCACCGGAGGGCGAGGAGGAACTCGCCCTGCTGTCGGACGCGGTCGTGCTGACCTGCGTGCATCGGGACACCCGGCTGGAGTTGGCCATGAGCGAGGATGCCCTGACCGGGTTCCTGGCGTGGCTGGAGGCGGCGCCTCCGGGCCAAAGAGTCAATGTGGCCTGAGAAGAAGAGTCTCTTTGGATGGGGGTCCCCCCGGACGGAGTCTGGGGGAGAGTCAATGTGGCCTGAGAAGAAGAGTCTCTTTGGATGGGGGTCCCCCCGGACGGAGTCTGGGGGAGGGTCAATGTGGCCTGAGGGTCATCAGCTTTCGTACGTGTTTCTCAACTGCCCCGCCGTGACGGGGCAGTTGTCGTTTCACCGGTGGACGTGACCGGGCGACGACGACGACCGCCGCCCGGCCGAAGCCGGGCGGCGGCTGACGTCACGGAGCGGCCGGGGCCGTCTCAGTGGTGCGTGCTTCGGGTTCAGCGGCCGGAAGGCTTCGGCAGGGTGCAGCCCTCGGCGTCGAGGTCGAGCTTGCTGCCCTCGCCGATGCAGGCGGGTATGCCGTAGGTCTCCTGGGCGTAGCCGATGTTCTTGTGAACGGTGACCTCGCCGTTCTCGTCCACCTCGCAGGGGTTGTTCACCGAGCAGTCCTCGGCGCCCTCGTTGATGGTGTTGTTGACGGCGACGACCTTGCCGGTCTCGTCGTCCAGGACCGGCGAGCCGGAGGTGCCGCCGATGATGTCGCACTCCGAGGTGTAGCGGAGCGAGTCCTTGAAGGTCCAGTCGCCCTCGCGCAGTTCGTGGGCGAAGCCGCCGACGCTGCAGCTGTAGGTCTTCTTCCAGTAGCCGGACACGACCGTGATGGCCCTGCCCTGCTCCGGGTGCTGGTCCTGGAGCTCCAGCGCCTTGATGCCGTGCTGCTGCTCGATCTCCTGGTACGTGGTGGTGAGTTCGTACAGGGAGACGTCCGTGTCGGTCATGGTGCCGTACACGACCTTGGAGGCCTTGAGCGTGGCGACGTCCTGCGCCTTGGCGTCGAGCAGCGTGAACGTACGGCTGGAGGGCTGGTCCACGACGACGTCGCCGGGGCCGGGCATGCCGCCCTCCAGGCAGTGGCCGTTGGACATGACCAGGGCCGGGTCGCCGGGCTGGGAGTCGGGCATCCGGACCACGGAGCCGGAACAGTTGCTGAGCGCCACGGTGCCCGCGAAGTTCACCGCGCGGGGAGCGGGCTTCTTGGCCGGGGCGTCCGGGGCCTGGACGGCGAGCGCGGGGGCCGCGCTCGCGCCGCTGAGGACGACGGCGAAGAGGGCGCCGAGAAGGGACTTCTTCATGTGGGGGGTTCCTCTGTGGTACCGAAGGGTCCGAGGCCGGAAGCGAACCTCGGATGGGGCATGGGGCATTCTGGCCGCCTCCACAACTCCCGTACAAGAGTGCGGACATGGCGCGGGCGGTGCGGACGCGAGGCGATGAGGGCGCCGCGCACACCGAGGAAGCCGGGAGAACGGGGGGCGTACCCGTTCTCCCGGCTTCGTACTCGGGAGGTTCGTCGCCGTACCGGCTGACCAGTCTTCCGGTACGGCGACCGGCTACCTCAGACCGCTGTCGATGGCGCTGACGAGTTCACCATTGGCCGTGTCGCCGCTGAACTCCCAGAAGAAGGCGCCGCCCAGGCCCTGTTGCTTGGCCCAGGCGAGCTTGGAGCCGATGGTCTGCGGGGTGTCGTAGCTCCACCAGTTGTTGCCGCAGTGGGCGTACGCGGTCCCGGCCACGGTTCCGTTGGCGGGGCAGCTCGACTTGAGGACCTTGTAGTCCTCGATGCCCTGTTCGTAGGTTCCGCTCGCCGGGCCGGTGGCCGTGCCGCCGGGTGCCGCCTGGGTCACGCCGGTCCAGCCGCGTCCGTAGAAGCCGATGCCGAGGAGGAGTTTGTCCGCGGGGACGCCCTTGGCCTTGAACTTGGCGATGGCCTCCGCGGTGGTGAAGCCCTTCTGCGGGATGCCCTCGTACGGGGTGAGCGGGGAGTGCGGTGCGGTCGGGCCCTGGGCGGACCAGGCGCCGAAGAAGTCGTAGGACATGACGTTGTACCAGTTGACGTACGGGGCCGCGCCGGCGTAGTCGGTGGCGTCGATCTTGCCGCCGTCGGAGCCGTCGGCGGTCACCGCCGAGGTCACCAGGTAATCGTTGCCGAACTTCGAACGCAGCGACTGCATCAGCTTCTTGTAGGCGTCCGGGCCGCTGGAGTCGCAGCTCAGGCCGCAGGCGTTGGGGTACTCCCAGTCGATGTCGATGCCGTCGAAGACATCGGCCCAGCGGGGGTCCTCGACGAGCTTGTGGCAGGACTCGGCGAAGGCCTCCGGGTTCTTCGCGGCCTCGGTGAAGCCGCCGGACCAGGTCCAGCCGCCGAAGGACCAGAGGATCTTCAGGTCGGGGTACTTGGCCTTGAGCTTGCGCAGCTGGTTGAAGTTGCCGCGCAGCGGCTGGTCCCAGGTGTCGGCCTTGCCGTCCACGGACTGCTCGGCGCTGTAGGCCTTCTCGTAGTCCGCGTAGGAGTCGCCGATCGCGCACTTGCCGCCGGTGACGTTGCCGAAGGCGTAGTTGATGTGGGTGATCTTGGCCGCGGAGCCGGAGGTGTCGAGGTTCTTGACGTGGTAGTTGCGGCCGTAGACGCCCCACTCGGTGAAGTAGCCGAGCTTGACGTTCGAGGCAGCGGGGGCTGCCGCGGCCGGGCCGGTGCGTGCGGTGGCGGTCTCCTGCCGGGTCTCCTGGCCGGTCTCGGCCGCGGCGGACGCGCTCACGAGTCCGACCGCGGCGGCGAGGGGGAGGAGCAGGGCGGTGATCCCTGCGGCGGCTCTGTGTCCGAAGCGCATGCTGCGCCTCCTCGGGGTGAGGTCCGGTTGTGGGGGTGGAACCAGGAACCTGCGCCGCCCGTGAGCGGGGCGCGACGGCGAGGGCCGCGAGGAGGTGCGGCCGCCCGCCTGTCATGCACTGCTCACCGCAGTGCCGCGAGAATAGAAAGGTCTGTACCACCGGTCAAGAGGTCTGGACCAGAGAACATGACGACACTTCATGTCCGGGCGGCCGACCGGCAGTTCGGCGGCCGGCCCTCGCCCGCGGGGTCCGCGTCCGCCTCGGCCCCGCAGGCCGTCAGACCCCCAACTCCTGTGCCAGTACGGCCGCTTGGACCCGGCTGCGCAGTTCCAGCTTGGCCAGGAGCCTGCTGACATGGGTCTTCACGGTGGCCTCCGCCATGTCGAGGCGTACCGCGATCTCCGCGTTGGACAGGCCCTTGCCCAGGCTCGACAGGACCTCGCGCTCGCGCCGGGTCAGCCGTTCGAGTACCTCCAGGTCGGCCGCCGGGGACTCCTCGGCGGCGGGCCCGGCGGCGAACTCCGCGATCAGCCGCCGGGTGACCGCGGGCGCGATGAGCCCCTCGCCGCGCGCCACCGTCCGTACCGCTTCGAGGAGGTCACCGGCCTCGGTGTTCTTCAGGAGGAAACCCGAGGCACCGGCGCGCAGGGCGCCGAAGACGTACTCGTCGAGGTCGAAGGTGGTCAGGACGAGGACGTCGGCCAGGCCCTCGGCGACCACCCGGCGGGTGGCCGCGACTCCGTCGAGGCGGGGCATCTGTACGTCCATGAGCACCAGGTCGGGCCTCAGTTCGCGGGCGAGTTCCACCGCCTGTTCGCCGTCCGCGGCCTCCCCGCACACCTCGATGTCCGGCGCGCTGCGCAGGATCAGTACGAGTCCGGCGCGGACCGCCGACTGGTCCTCGGCGACCAGTACCCGGATCGTCATGCCTTCGGCTCCTCATTCGTGTTCGGGGCGGCGCCGGAGGCCTCGGCCCCCAGCGGCAGGGCGGCACGGACCTCCCAGACGCGGCCGCCGTTCGCGGAGTCCGGGCCCGCCCCGGCCGCGAAGTCTCCGCGCAGCAGGGCGACCCGCTCCCGCATACCGACCAGACCGGCGCCGCTGCCGGGCGCCCTCGGTCCGTCCCGGTCCGCGTAGGGACTTCTCACCCGTACCTCCAGGTTCTCGTCGCGGTGTGCGAGGCCCACCGTGACCTTGCCGGGGGCGGCGTGCTTGAGCGCGTTGGTCAGCGACTCCTGCACGATCCGGTACGCGGCCAGCTCGACCGGCGCCGGAAGCGGCAGGGGCGTACCGTCCGCGCCGGTGGGGCGCCGGTCGCTCAGCACCACGTCCAGACCATTGGTACGCGCGCCCTCGACCAGGCTGCCGAGCCCCTCCAGGGTCGGCGCGGCGGCGGGCTCGTGCTCCCCGCTGTCGTCGCGCAGGATCCCGATCAGGCGGCGCATTTCGGCCAGGCCGTCCACGCTGTTCTCGCGGATGACCACCATGGCCTCGCGGGTGGTCCGTTCGTTGTCCAGGGACAGCGCGGCGGTGGAGTGGATGGCGATCGCGGAGAGGTGGTTGGCCACCATGTCGTGCAGTTCCCTGGCCATCCGCGCGCGCTCGGCGGCCACCGCCTGCGCCCGGTCCATCTCGGCGAGCAGCGCGGTCTGTTCGGCCCGCAGCCGGGCCGACTCGGCGGCGTCGCGGTGGTTGCGCAGCAGCGCGCCGGTACAGGCGGGCGCGAAGCTCACCAGGCCGGTGACCACACCGACGAGCAGGGCCTCGGGTTTGCGGAACCAGGCCAGAAAGCCCAGCGTGACACCGATCGTGATCAGTCCGGTGGTCACCGGGATACGGCGGGCGGCGGCGGGGGAGCCGTAGACCACGGCCGCGTACATCAGGTCCGTGAACATCACGACGGTGGCGAGACTGCCCGGCGTGAACTGGTCCGCGACCAGCGCCAGGGTCCCGACCACCAGCGCGAACTGCGGACGGGTGCGGCGCAGCAGCTCCAGTGCCGCGGTGACGATCAGCGGGGGCAGCACCCAGGCGCCGTGTTCCAGCGGGGCGGGCTCGGTCTTGTTGTACAGGCCGATGCCCCACAGGAGCAGGCCGCTCAACAGCCCCACCACGGCGATCATCACATCGTGGCGGTGCGGGCGGGGCGGGCGCGCGGACATGCCTCCCATCCAACACGGCCCACCGGGCTCGTGCCTGCCCCCGGGGGAGGAGCCGCGGGCCGCGCGCTACATCGAACCGGGTACTGCGGCAGCCGGACACGCGCCGCGCCCCGGCGGCCCGCCGCCCACGGCTACATCGAAGGATGCAGCCCCGGTTCCTCACTGCCGACGACGACCCCGGGGGCCCTTTGCCGGGAGCCTGGAAGGGCGTCCTCGACGGGGCGCGAAGAACGTTCCGTACGAGGCGGCGCAGGCCGTCCCGGACAGGACGGACAGGACAGGCAGGACGGGCAGGACGCGAGAGCGCTGGGAGTGAGCCGTGATCGTCACCCTGATCATCATCTGCGAGGTCGCCTTCTGGGTGCTCCTCGCCGCCGGACTCGCGGTGCGCTATCTGCTGCGAATGCCCCGCACGGGCTTGGCATTGCTGCTCTGCGAGCCGCTCCTGGAGCTGGTGCTGCTCGTGGTCACCGCGATCGACCTCAAGAACGGCGCGGACCCCAGCTGGGAACACGGTCTCGCCGCCCTCTACATCGGCTTCACCGTCGGCTACGGCCACTACACCATCGGCCGTCTCGACGCCCACGCCGCGTACCGCTTCGGCAAGGGCCCCCGCCCGGTCAAGCCCCCGCGCTACGGACTGGCCCGCGCCCGCCACGAGGGCGTGCTGTGGCTGCGCACCGTGCTCGCGGTCGGCGTCGCGGTGGCGCTCCTTCAGTGCGCGATTTGGTACGTCGGCGGCGACGGGGCCACCGACTCGCTGCGCGACTGGCAGTGGTCGGCGCTGCGGATCGCCGGGATCCACGGACTGATCGCCCTCACGTACACGATCTGGCCGAAGAAGGCACCGGCCGGGCTGCGCGCGGAGAGCGGGGCGCGGGACGAGTACGACGGGTACGAGCGCGACGAGTACAAGCACGGCGAGTACAGGCACGATGCGGACAAGCACGGCGAGTACGGGCGCGAAGAGGGGGAGCGTTCCGCCCGGCGGTCGTCGATCGGCTGACCGGCGGCGGGGCGTACGGAGGAGCGCTGACGTACTGAGCAGGACCGAGTCGTACGCGGTCCTGCTCAGTCGTGTTCAGTCGTGTTCAGTGGCGCTCAGCGCTCGTCAGCGTTCGCCGCCCGGCACCCACAGCACGTCGCCGGTCTCCTTGTTGGCGATACGGGCCAGGATGAACAGCAGGTCCGAGAGCCGGTTGAGGTAGGTCGCGGTGAGCGGGTTCATCGTCTCGCCGTGCGCCTCGAAGGCGGCCCAGGTGGAGCGCTCGGCGCGGCGGACCACGGTGCAGGCCTGGTGCAGCAGGGCCGCGCCCGGCGTACCGCCCGGCAGGATGAAGCTGCGCAGCTTCTCCAGCTGCTCGTTGAAGCGGTCGCAGTCCGCCTCGAGCCGGTCGATGTAGAACTGCTCCACCCGCAGCGGCGGGAACTCCGGGTTCTCCACGACCGGCGTGGACAGGTCGGCGCCGACGTCGAAGAGGTCGTTCTGCACGCGCGTGAGGACCTGGACCACCTCCGCGTCGAGCCGCCCGAGCGCGATGGCGGTGCCGAGGACGGCGTTGGCCTCGTTGGCGTCCGCGTACGCCGAGATCCTGAGGTCCGTCTTGGCGGTGCGGCTCATGTCGCCGAGCGCCGTGGTGCCCTTGTCGCCGGTCCGGGTGTAGATACGCGTCAGATTGACCATGCGGCCAAGGGTAGTGCGCGGGCTCCGATCGACCGGAGCCGTCCGGCCGTACGCAACCGAGGGCTGCGCCACACTCCCCGGGGCCGCCCGCCGGTGCCCGCTCCCGTTCCCCCGACAGGGGCGCCGGAGCCTCAACTGCCCGCCCGTGACTGCCAACTGGGTCACACCGGCACCCGGCCCGGTGTGATGTCCGTCCTTTGAGACGTGACTCGCATCTCTATGCGCCCAACGGACGCCCCGCTACCGCTAATGTCCGCCGAAAGGCATACGCCATCGCAGGCATACGCCGCCGTCAGGCGTGCGTGACCGATCAGCGAACAGATCACCGAAAACAGGCATACGTCAACAGGCGTACGTCAACGGACATACGTCAACAGCGTGCAAGGGGTGTCGCAGTGGCCAGGAAGCTCGCCGTCATCGGCGCCGGACTCATGGGGTCCGGCATCGCGCAGGTCTCCGCCCAGGCCGGCTGGGACGTCGTGCTGCGTGATGTCACCGACGCCGCACTGACCCGCGGCACCGACGGCATCGAGAAGTCGTACGAGAAGTTCGTGGCCAAGGGCAAGCTCGAGGCCGCGGACGCCGAGGCGGCCCTGGCGCGCATCACGACCTCCACGGATCTGGAGGCGGTGGCCGACGCGGACATCGTCGTCGAGGCCGTCTTCGAGAAGCTCGAGGTCAAGCAGGAGATCTTCGCGGCGCTCGACAAGATCGTGGCCGAGGACGCGGTGCTCGCCTCCAACACCTCCGCCATCCCGATCACCAAGATCGCCGCGGCGACCGAGCGTCCGCAGCGGGTGGTCGGCGCGCACTTCTTCTCGCCGGTGCCCATGATGCAGCTCTGCGAACTGGTGCGCGGACTCAAGACCAGCGACGAAACCCTGGCCACCACCCGGGAGTTCGCCGAGTCCGTCGGCAAGACGTGCATCGTGGTCAACCGCGACGTCGCGGGCTTCGTCACCACCCGGCTGATCTCGGCGCTGGTCGTCGAGGCGGCCAAGCTCTACGAGTCGGGCGTGGCCACCGCCGAGGACATCGACATCGCCTGCCGGCTGGGCTTCGGCCACGCCATGGGTCCGCTCGCGACCACGGACCTGACCGGCGTCGACATCCTGGTGAACGCGACCAGCAACATCTACACCGAGAGCCAGGACGAGAAGTTCGCCCCGCCGGAGCTGCTGCGGCGGATGGTGGACGCGGGCGACCTCGGGCGCAAGACCGGCCAGGGTTTCTACACGTACTGACGGGTCGTCGGCCCTAAGCTCGTCCCGTCCCCCAAAGCGAATTCGGTATCGGTTCGCTTACGGACAGCGACTTGCACCGCCCCCGGGCGGCCGGGTGCTGTGACATACACCCACGCGAGCACACACGCGAGAACTGCCAGTCCTGCGGCACTCGTGCATCGGCCCCGGTGCCGGCACGAGTGCCGCCCCGCACTCCCGGGAGCGCACATGCACATCAGGGGCGACCACGCCGAGCTGGTCGTCGGGGGCCGCCTCGATGTCCGCACCGCGGCGGACGCCCGGACCGCCCTGCACTCGGCCTTGGACGAGGGCACCGGGGATCTGCTCCTCGACCTGTCCGGGCTCACGTCCTGGGACGCCGCCGGGCTCGGCGTCATCATGGGCGCGCACCGGCGCGCCGGGCGCTGCGGCCGCAGGCTGGTGCTGCGCGGCGTACCGCTGCAGATGCAGCGCCTGCTCGTCGCGACCCGGCTGCACCGCATCCTCGCCATCGAGGGCGGCATCGTGACCGAGGCCCTGCCCCGCGTCTGAGCGCGCGCCGCGACCCGGCCGCGTCCGGGCGGTCGCCCGCCCGTGATTTCCGGGTGCGACGGTTCGTGGCCGACCGCGGACAGCGGTGGTCCGTCGCGTACGAAGCATGCCGTGCCCGTCCACCGGCCCCGTCCACCGGCCCTTGGGGCGACGCGGGCGAAAAGGTACGCACGTTCGTTTCCGGAGTCTTCGTGACGTCCCGGACCCGGTGGTACCCCACTGGTGCGCCGGGTGCCCGGGACCGTCTAGGGTGCCCTGGCCCGCACGAATGCGCCACGGCCTGAAGGGTGGGCACCGGAACGAAAACGGCAGCTGGGGGGTTGCCCGGTGGACCCCCGTAGTGTGCCACCCGGTAACCCCCCATTCGCGCACTGGGCCTTTTCTCGGACCAGGCAGGTCGAGCGGTTCGGGTCGGCAGCGGCGGTTCGGGTCAGCCCGTCCGCCCCGCCCCCTCTCCGTTCGGCCGGCCGGGTTTCGGCAGGGCCCCGGTACCGGACGCTCGGCACACAAAGCTTTGGGGGCTTTGCACATGGATCCGCACGACGGCGAACTCGAGGAGCACGGCGAGGAGTCGGCTTCCCGCCGCGCCCAGCCCCGTGATCCGCTGGCGCCCGACTTCGGGCAGCCCGCCCAGGCCCCCGCCCGGATGGCGCGCGTGGTCAGCGGCGAGTACCTGGTCACCGTGAACCCCGTGGACGGCAGCGAGATCGAGCTGTGCCCGCCCGGCGCCCGGCCCGAGCGCCCCGTGAAGCTCACCCCCGCCGAACGGGCCGCCGCCGCGCCACTGCCGGAGCGGCCCGCCGCGCCACTGCTCCAGCGCGAGGAGGAGCGCGAGCGGCTCGGACGGCTGCTCGCGCAGGGCCGCTCGGTACGGCTGACCGGAGCCCCGGGCTCGGGCCGCAGCAGCCTGCTCGACCAGGTCGCCGAGGACTGCGCGCAGCTCGCGCCGGACGGAGTGGTCCGCCTCGGCGGCCGCCAGCGCGGCGCCCAGGACCTCTGGTACGACCTGTTCGCCGCCGTGTACGGGGGCGCGGGGCACCGTCCCGACCGGGGCCCGCTGCTGGAGCTCCTCCAGGACATCGGCGCGGTGGTCGTCCTGGACGACCTCGAACTCGGCGGCGCCGCCCTCGACGAACTCCTCGCCGCCGCGCCCGAGTGCGCCTTCCTGCTCGCGGCCGGTCCCGAGATACCCGCGCCGTCCGCGACGTCGGGTGTCGAGGAGGTCGTCCTCGGCGGACTCGACCGTGCGGGCGGCCTGGAACTCCTGGAGAGCCGTATCGGCCGCCGCCTCACCGAGGAGGAGGCCACCTGGGCGGGCGACCTGTGGTTCGAGTCCGAGGGACTGCCGCTGCGCTTCGTACAGGCGGCCGCCCTGCTGCGGCAGCGCGACCGGCTGCTCGCGGGCCCGGCCGAGACCGACGCGCAGGGCAATCCGCTTCCCCCGGAGGTCGACGCGTACGGCGTGCCCCTCCCGCCGGAGGACGCCGTGTTCGCCGCGCCGGTACCGATGCCCAGCCTCGCCGAGGGCGCCGCGCCGGTCGCCCTGCTCGCGTCCCGGCTGAGCGACTCGGCCCGCGAGACCCTGCGGATCGCCGTCGTGCTCGGCGGCGAGGTCCCGCACCCGTCCCATCTGCCCGCACTGGTCGGGGACACGCACGCGGACGCCGCCATGGCCGAACTCACCGAAGCCGCCCTGGTGTTGGTGACCGGCGGCAGTCACCGGCTCGCGCCCGGCGTGCTCGGCCAGCTCGTCGCCGCCGGGTACACCGGGACCGCCGAGGAAGCGGCCGCCCGGGCGCACACCGCGGCCCAGTACTAC
This is a stretch of genomic DNA from Streptomyces sp. NA04227. It encodes these proteins:
- a CDS encoding serine protease produces the protein MKKSLLGALFAVVLSGASAAPALAVQAPDAPAKKPAPRAVNFAGTVALSNCSGSVVRMPDSQPGDPALVMSNGHCLEGGMPGPGDVVVDQPSSRTFTLLDAKAQDVATLKASKVVYGTMTDTDVSLYELTTTYQEIEQQHGIKALELQDQHPEQGRAITVVSGYWKKTYSCSVGGFAHELREGDWTFKDSLRYTSECDIIGGTSGSPVLDDETGKVVAVNNTINEGAEDCSVNNPCEVDENGEVTVHKNIGYAQETYGIPACIGEGSKLDLDAEGCTLPKPSGR
- a CDS encoding DUF2550 domain-containing protein, whose protein sequence is MVLALLVCGIALVVLVLVGLFCFGLRRRIIQRSGGTFDCSLRWDAPTPEESSRSGKGWTYGIARYSGDRVQWFRVFSYAPRPRRILERATIEVVGRRAPEGEEELALLSDAVVLTCVHRDTRLELAMSEDALTGFLAWLEAAPPGQRVNVA
- a CDS encoding F0F1 ATP synthase subunit epsilon, encoding MAAELHVELVAADRQVWSGEATLVIARTTSGDIGVMPGHQPLLGVLESGPVTVRTSDGQAVVAAVHGGFISFADNKLSLLAEIAELSDEIDVQRAERALERAKSEADASAERRADVRLRAVAVR
- the atpD gene encoding F0F1 ATP synthase subunit beta, which codes for MTTTVETAAATGRVARVIGPVVDVEFPVDAMPEIYNALTVQVADPAQDGALKTLTLEVAQHLGEGLVRAISMQPTDGLVRQAPVTDTGTGITVPVGDFTKGKVFNTLGEVLNVDEKYDGERWTIHRKAPNFDELESKTEMFETGVKVIDLLTPYVKGGKIGLFGGAGVGKTVLIQEMIYRVANNHDGVSVFAGVGERTREGNDLIEEMSESGVIDKTALVFGQMDEPPGTRLRVALAGLTMAEYFRDVQKQDVLFFIDNIFRFTQAGSEVSTLLGRMPSAVGYQPNLADEMGLLQERITSTRGHSITSMQAIYVPADDLTDPAPATTFAHLDATTVLSRPISEKGIYPAVDPLDSTSRILDPRYIAQDHYEAAMRVKTILQKYKDLQDIIAILGIDELGEEDKLVVHRARRVERFLSQNTHVAKQFTGVDGSDVSLDESIAAFNAICDGEYDHFPEQAFFMCGGIEDLKANAKELGVS
- a CDS encoding response regulator transcription factor; this encodes MTIRVLVAEDQSAVRAGLVLILRSAPDIEVCGEAADGEQAVELARELRPDLVLMDVQMPRLDGVAATRRVVAEGLADVLVLTTFDLDEYVFGALRAGASGFLLKNTEAGDLLEAVRTVARGEGLIAPAVTRRLIAEFAAGPAAEESPAADLEVLERLTRREREVLSSLGKGLSNAEIAVRLDMAEATVKTHVSRLLAKLELRSRVQAAVLAQELGV
- a CDS encoding F0F1 ATP synthase subunit gamma, with product MGAQLRVYKRRIRSVTATKKITKAMEMIAASRVVKAQRKVAASTPYATELTRAVTAVGTGSNTDHPLTTESKNPTRSAVLLLTSDRGLAGAFNSNAIKAAEQLTERLQAAGREVDTYIVGRRGAAHYNFRERKIAAQWSGFTDEPTYADAKQIAGPLIEAIEKETAEGGVDELHIVYTEFVSMMTQTAVDNRLLPLSLDEVAEESPAKDEILPLYDFEPSAEDVLDALLPRYVESRIYNALLQSAASKHAATRRAMKSATDNAGDLINNLSRLANAARQAEITQEISEIVGGASALADATAGSDK
- a CDS encoding sensor histidine kinase: MSARPPRPHRHDVMIAVVGLLSGLLLWGIGLYNKTEPAPLEHGAWVLPPLIVTAALELLRRTRPQFALVVGTLALVADQFTPGSLATVVMFTDLMYAAVVYGSPAAARRIPVTTGLITIGVTLGFLAWFRKPEALLVGVVTGLVSFAPACTGALLRNHRDAAESARLRAEQTALLAEMDRAQAVAAERARMARELHDMVANHLSAIAIHSTAALSLDNERTTREAMVVIRENSVDGLAEMRRLIGILRDDSGEHEPAAAPTLEGLGSLVEGARTNGLDVVLSDRRPTGADGTPLPLPAPVELAAYRIVQESLTNALKHAAPGKVTVGLAHRDENLEVRVRSPYADRDGPRAPGSGAGLVGMRERVALLRGDFAAGAGPDSANGGRVWEVRAALPLGAEASGAAPNTNEEPKA